From Paenibacillus sp. FSL H8-0537:
ACGCTGCTAGCCGGCTCCGATTTTATTAATCGTTTATGCCGTAAAATGAACTGCCGCAGCTTTGATGAGCTGTGGGAAAAGCTGTTCGAAATCGAAGGACAAGCAGCAACGACAGAAGCTTTTGTGCAAAATGTTTTTACTTATTGTGCATTATCCCGCATGTGCTATTCGAAGGAACAGCTTCGCGTTTCTGGCGATTTGGCGAGAGAGGCCTATATGAAGGAACGTATTAAGCAGGCTGCGTCTGAGCATGATCGTGTCCTTGTCATTACAGGCGGATTTCACACGTATGGGCTGCTTGAAGCTGCTCAATCAGACGGGTCAGCGCTCAAGGTGCAGCAGCAGGATCAGCAGCGGAAAAGCGGCGAAGCTATTCATCAGCAGCTGTATCCGATGGTCTACACGTTCGAAGAAGCGGATCGCTTGAATGGATATGCGAGCGGGATGCCTTATGTGAACTATTATGAGCTTATATGGAATAAGCTCCTGCACAATAAAGCAGAGCCCTATAACCAAACAGCGCTTGCCTTGTTATCGGAGCTGATGGGCAAGCTTCGCAAAGGTCATGAAGAGGTATCGACGAGTGACGCTATTGAGGCGTACAGCATGATTCAAGGGCTCGCCGTGCTACGTGGCAAAAGAGAAGGCGGAGTATACGAGCTTCTAGATGCCGCGCTCTCCTCCTTCGTGAAAGGGGAGCGGACGCTGGCAACGGACAAGCCGCTTGAAGAGCTGGGCTTGCTTCTGACTGGGGACAAAATCGGCATTGTAGCTCCCAATTCGTTTACGGTGCCGATTGTGGAGGATTTTAAAAATCGCTGCTCCGCGTCAGGGCTTCACATTAAGACGACCGGCAAGCACAAGAAGGTGCTTGATTTGTACGCCAAGGCAGAGCATCGTCTGCTTAGCCAATTGCTGCAATGCGCGAGCTTCCTCGTTCCTGATTTTGCAGTCCGGGAGTCTGGGCCGGATTGGGTCGCCTATCGGCATATGAATCTCGTTCGTGAAACTTGGGTCTACGCGTATTCGTCCCGCATTGAGGCGAGATTAATCGAAAACTCGCTGTATGGAGGAACGATCAAGGAGGCGGCAGCACGCAAAATCGGGGAACGGATACAGGAGCTTCCCGATCATCATAGCGGCGAAATCGCAAATGCGCTGCTGCAGGCTCTACTTATGGGCTTGCAGGATACAGCGAGGCGATTATATGAGCAGGTGCAGGCTGCTTTGCGCAAAGACGGTAATTTTCTGTCGTTGTGCCAAACGCTTACGGTATTAAATCGTTTGCGCCAGCATGGCAGACTGCTGGGACTTGCAGCAGATGAACAGCTGCCGCTGCTCGTAGCAGAGGCTTATAACAACGCGGTAGATAAGCTGCTGGGGCTTGCAGCCATCCATTCGGATGAGCATCCAGCGATTATACAAGGGCTTAAGCTGCTGGCGGAGTCGTCTGAACCGCATTTTCAGAATGCTACATTCAGAGGACATTTGAGCGAGCTGCTGTCGGACCGGAAGCTCTCCCCGCAACTGGAGGGCGTGGTGATCGCTATATTAGCAGGGCTTGGAGACAGAACGCGTGAAGAGATGGTCGAGCGTGCTAGAAGCTACGTTCGCGGAACGCCTGATCAGGCCAAGCAGACGGCGAAATATTTGCAAGGGATGTTTGCAATCGCGCGCGATGCTTTTTTATATGATGATCAACTGCTCGGCGAATTAAATTATTTAATCGAAGAGCTTCCTCCTGATGATTTTATTGCGATGGTGCCGGAGCTGCGGCTCGCGTTCACCTATTTTACGCCAATGGAGACATCCTTGATCGCAGAGCGAGTCGCTGCACTGCATCAAGCAGAGCCGGGAGAGCTGGAGCGTCCGCCTATCGATGAGCAGACGCTAGTGCAGGCCAAGGCGCTGGATGAAGCCATTCGGAAGGAGTTTGCCGCATGGAAGCTGATATGAACCGGCAGGATGAACAAAGTGAACACAAGCATGAGCATGAGCATGAGCATGAGCATGAGCATGAGCATGAGCATGAGCATGAGCATGAGGATATGGCGCAAGTCACGAATGCTCCCGCCGCTTCAAGCGGCCGCACGTCGGCTGAGGCTTTGAATCGGTGGCGGCTCATCCTCGGAGAGGCTGCTGAGGAAGGCTTATGCGAAGCCGAAGGCTACTCGCCTGAACATTTTTCATATACGGAAATGGATGAACTGCTTGCCTATTTGTATGATCGCGAATATGGCGAGGAGCAGGGCTACAGGAAAACAGGCGGGCGGGGTGCCTCAGAGCTTACTGTTCCCAAGTGGCTGCATAAGGTGCGGGAGCTGTTTCCGAAGCAGACGGTCGAAATATTGGAGAAGCAGGCGCTCGACCGTTATGGGCTGACCGAGCTGCTGACGGATAAGAAGCTGCTTCAATCGCTTGAGCCTAACATGAATCTGCTCAAGAACATCTTGCAATTCAAAGGTCGGATGAAGGGCGATGTGTTAAGAAGCGCTAAGGAAATCGTTCGTGCGGTAGTGGAGGATCTGCGTCAGAAGCTCGAATCACAGGCGAAAGCGAGCATACTTGGC
This genomic window contains:
- a CDS encoding DUF5682 family protein produces the protein MDWLTGEADKNLPSLFDQQVFNLNSGTVYFPIRHHSPACSFHLLKVIKQYKPSIILIEGPASGTPLIPVLADEATETPVSLYCTYEDEQGGRSACYYPLLSYSPEYVGMKEAARLGIPAAFIDLDYSHEARAEAEKQEKSIQDETLLAGSDFINRLCRKMNCRSFDELWEKLFEIEGQAATTEAFVQNVFTYCALSRMCYSKEQLRVSGDLAREAYMKERIKQAASEHDRVLVITGGFHTYGLLEAAQSDGSALKVQQQDQQRKSGEAIHQQLYPMVYTFEEADRLNGYASGMPYVNYYELIWNKLLHNKAEPYNQTALALLSELMGKLRKGHEEVSTSDAIEAYSMIQGLAVLRGKREGGVYELLDAALSSFVKGERTLATDKPLEELGLLLTGDKIGIVAPNSFTVPIVEDFKNRCSASGLHIKTTGKHKKVLDLYAKAEHRLLSQLLQCASFLVPDFAVRESGPDWVAYRHMNLVRETWVYAYSSRIEARLIENSLYGGTIKEAAARKIGERIQELPDHHSGEIANALLQALLMGLQDTARRLYEQVQAALRKDGNFLSLCQTLTVLNRLRQHGRLLGLAADEQLPLLVAEAYNNAVDKLLGLAAIHSDEHPAIIQGLKLLAESSEPHFQNATFRGHLSELLSDRKLSPQLEGVVIAILAGLGDRTREEMVERARSYVRGTPDQAKQTAKYLQGMFAIARDAFLYDDQLLGELNYLIEELPPDDFIAMVPELRLAFTYFTPMETSLIAERVAALHQAEPGELERPPIDEQTLVQAKALDEAIRKEFAAWKLI